From the genome of Methanobrevibacter sp.:
AATTCGAAAATTTTATCCTGTGCATTTGAATAGTCCTCATCATCATCCAATGCTATTTCTATTTCCATATATGGTGGAAGGCCTTCAACGTCATCAAGGGAGATTTCAAAATTCCTGTATGTGTAGTATTGACGGTTTTTTCTCACAACTCTTGCGGCCTTAAATCCGACTTCCTCAAAGATGTCTTTTGCTTTATCGGCATTTTCAATTGTCATTTCGACTTCCTTTCTTGTTTTTGCCTTGTCATTCAGTTTGGGACCCTTGTATGTTATGAAAGTGTTGTTGTTTGTGGTTCTGATTCGCAGAGCCTCATCGGTTTGGCCAAAATCAACTATGGGACTTGCAAA
Proteins encoded in this window:
- the cyaB gene encoding class IV adenylate cyclase, with product FASPIVDFGQTDEALRIRTTNNNTFITYKGPKLNDKAKTRKEVEMTIENADKAKDIFEEVGFKAARVVRKNRQYYTYRNFEISLDDVEGLPPYMEIEIALDDDEDYSNAQDKIFELFAQLGITDGFERTSYMELLENNLND